One Oncorhynchus kisutch isolate 150728-3 linkage group LG13, Okis_V2, whole genome shotgun sequence DNA window includes the following coding sequences:
- the impact gene encoding protein IMPACT isoform X2, with translation MANINVGNAGDLQSQIEEVEALSSIYGDEWCVIDEAARIFCIKITDDIDYPKLKACLQIILPHDYPSAAPPVYQINAAWLRGPDRKTLSNSLEELYVENTGESILYLWVEKVREFLLEKSQSTDTVEQPEVRKMATEEEEVADDVEMPDYRNLKLNKENVHLFENHSSDEELPHIKLGETITERRSTFQPHLAPVVTPRQVRMVLDKLFENKKIASATHNIYAYRIYCEEKQSFLQDCEDDGETAAGGRLLHLLQDEASKAGGKNKKSKSKKTK, from the exons ATGGCAAACATAAATGTTGGGAATGCAGGGGATCTTCAATCTCAA ATCGAAGAGGTCGAGGCACTTTCCTCCATATACGGTGACGAATGGTGTGTTATTGATGAAGCAGCAAGAATATTTTGCATCAAAATAACGGATGATATAGACTATCCAAAACTGAAAGCATGTTTACAG ATCATTCTCCCACATGATTACCCGAGTGCAGCACCACCTGTCTACCAAATAAA TGCAGCATGGTTGCGAGGCCCTGATAGAAAGACCCTGTCCAACAGCCTTGAGGAGCTCTATGT GGAGAACACTGGGGAAAGCATCCTCTACCTCTGGGTGGAGAAGGTCCGGGAGTTCCTCCTGGAGAAATCCCAAAGCACAGACACAG TGGAGCAACCAGAGGTGAGAAAGAtggcaacagaggaggaggaagtggcgGATGATGTAGAAATGCCTGATTACCGCAATCTGAAGCTGAACAAAGAGAATGTACACCTCTTCGAAAATCACTCAAGTG ATGAGGAACTACCTCATATAAAACTGGGGGAGACGATAACAGAAAGACGCAGCACCTTCCAACCACACTTAGCCCCTGTGGTAACACCTAGACAG GTTAGAATGGTTCTTGACAAGCTGTTTGAAAACAAGAAGATTGCAAGCGCCACTCACAATATTTATGCATACAG GATATACTGTGAAGAAAAGCAGAGTTTCCTGCAGGACTGTGAGGATGATGGAGAGACCGCAGCGGGAGGACGACTGCTTCACTTACTACAG